In one Dermacentor albipictus isolate Rhodes 1998 colony unplaced genomic scaffold, USDA_Dalb.pri_finalv2 scaffold_29, whole genome shotgun sequence genomic region, the following are encoded:
- the LOC139052683 gene encoding BTB/POZ domain-containing protein 3-like, whose product MVVVRPCTRNGETPSGCRKVRQAHSPVPSDLLKRRRRKMFAFNFKKFLESGQYSDVEFAVKPEKFPVSKTFKAHRQLLALRNEVFAAMFYGQLPEKDVVVVTDLHPDGFYGLLKYLYTGKPKIKSTEEAMYTRTAADKYLVPHLALACSEYIRGHVTADDVCHVIDYTLLTGGEDVDGAVGRLLEERPEAVLASDAFTDCLEQTVHYVLDKVTNVPEMYVILAVHRWAQSFCQKIATTNDKPVDLKTAMAPFLPKLRFLALSPEEFVTFNASDDTRGVLDKDDAFAIMSLFLCNKSIEMPSWACPERKPRCSTPKNE is encoded by the exons GTTCGCCAGGCCCATTCACCTGTTCCAAGTGATCTTCTCAAACGACGCCGACGAAAAATGTTTGCT TTCAACTTCAAGAAGTTCCTAGAAAGTGGCCAGTACTCGGACGTGGAGTTCGCCGTAAAACCAGAGAAATTTCCCGTATCGAAGACCTTCAAGGCCCACCGGCAGCTCCTGGCACTGAGGAACGAGGTGTTCGCCGCCATGTTCTACGGTCAGCTCCCTGAGAAGGACGTCGTGGTCGTCACCGACCTCCATCCCGATGGCTTTTACGGCCTTCTAAA GTACCTGTACACGGGCAAGCCAAAAATCAAAAGCACGGAGGAAGCCATGTACACGAGAACGGCGGCTGACAAGTACCTCGTGCCGCACCTGGCCCTCGCCTGCTCGGAGTACATAAGGGGTCACGTGACTGCCGACGACGTTTGCCACGTCATCGACTACACGTTGCTGACCGGCGGCGAGGACGTCGACGGCGCCGTGGGACGTCTTCTCGAAGAGCGCCCCGAGGCCGTCTTGGCGTCAGACGCTTTCACCGACTGCTTGGAACAGACGGTGCACTACGTCCTGGACAAG GTGACCAACGTGCCGGAAATGTACGTGATCCTCGCGGTACACCGATGGGCGCAATCATTCTGCCAGAAAATAGCCACAACAAACGACAAGCCCGTCGATCTCAAGACAGCCATGGCCCCGTTCCTGCCCAAATTGCGGTTCCTGGCGCTGTCGCCGGAGGAGTTCGTCACCTTCAACGCTTCCGACGACACTCGCGGCGTGCTGGACAAGGACGACGCCTTCGCGATCATGAGTCTCTTCTTATGCAACAAGTCCATCGAGATGCCGTCGTGGGCTTGCCCGGAGAGAAAGCCGCGCTGTTCGACCCCTAAAAATGAGTAA